The window TCTTAAATACGGAGGAGAAGAGCTGATCCAAAAACTGACGAAACTCGCTAACAAAAATACTTCACCACAACATGATTCCGGATGAATGGCGAATAAGTACTCTTCTTCTGTTGTTCAAAAAAGGTGACAAAAAAGTACCTGAAAATTATATGACGAATGATGCTGCATTCTTTATCAGATAAATAACggaaaaatcaattgaatacAACAAATCAGCAGTCTTTTGCCTAATCGATCTCGAGAAAGCTTTTGATATGATCCGTCTCCAAGATATAATACACCTTTCATATGATCGGCAAATACCTAGTAACATCATTAAAACAATAGAGAACATCTATACAAACAACCAAACCAAGTCCAAGCAAAGATTAACAACGCTCTCACTACACCATTAACAGTTGAAAGAGGCATACCCCAAGGAAACTCTCTAAGTCCTTTGCTGTTTAACATAATAATGGATGAATTAATCAGACAAGTTCGAAAGCTACGGGGATATAAAATGGGAAACAAAGAGAATAAACATCCTGTGTTATGCAGATGACTCTGTACTAGTAGCAGAAAATGGAGACGATCTACAGAGACTtttgtttttgttcaataaagTCTGTAAAACTCTAGGTATGACAATATCCGCAGCTAAAACTGAATGTATGCCTACATCTGAAACACCTCTAAGATGCAAACTGATAATAGACGAGTCATAATACACCAGGAAATGAAATTTAACTACCTGGGTATAAAAATATCAAGCTATGGTGACGTGGAATCAAAACTGCGAGAACAGGAAATAAAGGCAACAAGAGCAGCTGCTCAATTAAATGATGTCATTTTCCGAAATAAACACCTTCGAATAGAAACAAACACCAGAATTTATAAAACTGCGATACGACAAATGCTCACCTATTCGGCAGAAATCAGACCTGAGACCTCAAGAAcgcggcaaataatggagacAACAGAGATGAAAATAGTTCGGAGGATAGCAGGAAAAACATTGTGAGACAGAAAAGGACCGAATACATCAGACGAACATGTGAAATAGACAACATAAATGAATGGGTTCAGGGAAGAAATAATGGAGCCCACATATAGACAGAATGAACAAAGATAGGATAGTTAGAATTTCGAGAGATAAATCACCGTTAGGTAGAAGGAGTATCGGCAGACCCAGGAAGAGATGGAGCGACAACTTGCCCAGATAAATGGGTctataaacataaaacaaaaacattctacaggcacttttttcagtagaatccaatGGTGTGCCTAATGATTTGTTTCTtgttgcaattagttttgataTTACAAAAGTGTTTTTTCGAATGTAAACCATAAgtccatgaaaaattttataacaaatgaaatcgccTTCTTTcccttttcgaaaatatatagccatgatatataaattcattatcaaactataaataCCATCAAAAGTTTCGGTTTCACACGGAAAATCCACCATGTATCTATGATTATCTGTcaacttcagataattgaaataataataatataataataaactttatttattcTTTGGCCACCAATATCttcggatttaacaccgttaaatttttccaacatttccacattttcaaattgacaaaTCTTGTCCTTTAAATGtgaccaaagaaaaaaaaactgacggtgttaaatccggagaccttgctaattttgaagaatatcCCTGCCTTCTGTTCTTGTATTATAGATAACTATTCTAGCTCAAAGGAATTCTGAGATCAAAAAATatgtcattctttttttttctagctcaaaagaAATTCTGAGATCTGCAAAGAATTTGAGACAACCGATACACGACGGCTGGAcagaattaatttttacttCGATTTTCTCATGATTCAATCATTAGACACCATTTTCGGTAGTAAATCCGAGAATTTCAAGAATATGGGTAAAAAGTGAAACTTTTAGCAGCTTTTATTTGCATATCATCGTCTTTCTGTGACTCATTTTAGGTTCATTTATTCTATTCCAGTGAAATTTcgtttataataaaattattcactatAATTGAGATACCTACTTGTCATTGATTCGCTTTGTATTCTCAATGCCAGCCGAAAATTAGTCTAGTTCATCTCAGGAGATCATTTAAAATCATTGGCGTAGACAGGATATTTTTATGGGGAGAGGAGCGGTGTAATAGAGAATACACCGCAAAAAAACGCagtgtttttattttatactaGACTTTCTAGAGAGAAAGCCCTATTTTCTATTATctgttttttgaaataaaagaagaaatattcTGATGTAATCGCATAAACtggcaaaattttttttttcacatattaTGCGATGTGCATATGCTCACATTAGTACTGCAATTATTTCTTTAAGAATAATCGAacagatattttattattcttcaatataaaattgaaccCAGGTGTACCTACATATGCTCACATTAGTACTGCAATTATTTCTATAAGAAGAATCAAAcagatattttatatattaatttataaaaTTAGCTATCATATATATTTGTTTGGTATACCTTATATCGAGTAGGtggctatttaaaaaaaaattgtttacgcCAATGTCTGAAATAGCTATATATCATGGTATATTAGGTAATAAGGAGATGTGGGTGCTATTTATTAATCTGTTTTTCAATAAgtcgaatatacagggtgtttaaaaaTGATGCGGCAATATTAAAGAGGTTGATTGCCCATGTCATTTTATACAAGAAAGTTTTTATAAAGATAGGTCCGCAAACGGTTCGTTACCGATCTGcagtttaataaaaaaaaaaaacagtaaaaattagatttttccaaaacgTCTTGAGATATCACAATGAAATTTCAGGCGTGTTAAAAGCTGTGGCAGACACATACTTTGCAATGCAACACAATGCTTCAGTCATACCGGAGGCATTTTTTAATgtatcacttttttttaatttccaccaGTGGCGTTCGTACGTAATTTGACCTGCCTGTTTTGGCAGATATTGTTGGTACGTCACAGATTTTcctgaaatgaaaattgtttttgaaattcCCAATCATTTCTTACCAATGTTGTTTACTTGTTTTTTTCTAATCCGATGCACGGTTTTGGCTTAAAAAAATGACAACCGTTTCTCTGCATGATCATAACAATATcgttaataaagggtgttttttttagagctatagaactttaaattgcaataaaacaacgatggattattcgattgaataataagataatcttgtggcatttcaatctaaatataatttctggcatatgaccgccacggctgactcggatgtagtccaattttcgatgactttttccaacatttgtggccgtatatcagtaataacacggcgaatgttgtcttccaaatggtcaagggtttgtggcttatccgcatagaccaatgactttacatagccccacagaaagtagtctagcggtgttaaatcacaagatcttggaggccaattcactggtccaaaacgtgaaattaggcggtcaccaaacgtgtctttcaataaatcgattgtggcatgagctgtgtgacatgttgcgccgtcttgttggaaccacagctcctggacaccatggttgttcaattcaggaatgaaaaagttagtaatcatggctctataccgatcaacattaactgtaacgttctggccatcatcgtttttgaagaagtacggatcaatgtttccaccagcccataaagcgcaccaaacagtcaatttttctggatgtaacggtgtttagacatacacttgaggattaacttcactccaaatgcagaaGTTGTgtctgttgacgtagccattcaaccagaagtgcgcttcatcgctaaacaaaattcgcttatgaaaatcgggaacaacggcaatctcattttgggtccattcgacgaatctacgccttacttgatgatcgtttggcttcaattcttgcacgagttggattttgtaagcaagcaaaccaagatccttccgcaaaatcctccataaagtggatggacatagatccaattcctgtgctcgatgacGGATAGACTCATTTgtgtcttcctcaatgctacgctctacagcagcaatagtttcttctgtacgcaccgtacggcgtctctagggatgcgagttatcaataagagtaaacgtggtgcgaaaacgttccatggttaatcgaattaactgctctgatggacgattttgtcgacgataaaatggacgtagtgcgcgatacgtattccgcacagaaccatgattttcgaaataaaattgcactatttgcaagcgttgttcaggcgtgagtctattcatgatgaattgccaaaccaaactgagaataaatcacttaacagctgttaaatcgctcgccatcttgaacagtaatgtcaactcaaagttatatacctcgaaaaaaaaacacccgatacacACATATGACAATATCACCATGCAAAGACATacgtagattttatttttttagaaaaaacccGGCGTACGTCGaactaaaaaatttcaagagatCAAATTTGCTCATAATCGAATACAtcagatttcattttttttattttaagaaaAGTCAGTAGCGTGCCACTGACTGTCTAAATAATATTTGGGGCTATGTTAATTGATCGGCACTGGTTGAAATCGAGATTTCTTTTGTGAAAGATGTCAAAGAAAATGTAGTTTTTAGTTATCAATCAGTGGCCACAATCACAGGATTGTGTAAATAATGTTGTTAAAAGAATgttctttttgaaataattttacttTTAAACTTTCAATGAAATATGACATAACATTTATTTAACAACAACAACAAGATAACTAATAAACGAATCGTAATATTTAAAAAAGCAATACCTACTATTaatcatttaatgaaaattgtacataaatcgtctcttattaaattaatttgtgaaaaaaatagaaCTAGAAACTAGATAAGTTATTGAAAATGCCCTCCACATTGAAGGGAGCACGCTTCAGCTCTTTTCCTCATATTGTCGCGCACTCTTTGAGATGTACCTTCAGTATTTCTTATTAAATCGCAGGAAACTCTTAAGATTTCCCCATAAAAAAATGTCCAAACTATTTAAATCTGGGGACCTAGGGGGCCATGGTTGGGGTCCGCCACGGCCCATCCATCGGTTTTCAAATGCGTGCTTCTTCTTGCAATATGGGCAAATCGCCAAATCCTCCTCTAGAAACCGGTgataattaattctatataCATTTGTAAATGTTCGCCTATCTGATATGACACCATACCCATTTCACCTAAAAAGACTTGAAACGAATATTTATTAACAGGGGTGGATCCAGAAGAATGGATAtcaaaattttaatataaaaaaattattactccTTTTACCCCCTGGATCCGTCGTTATATAGATACAAATATTCGGTATCAATTTTTGTTGAGTGGCATGTGTCTTAATTTTCAAACGTAAAAGAATAGGAATAAAAGAACACAAGtaaaaataacatttattctcgatatacaaaaaaaaaaatatggagatcaacaataattttcaaagaTAAGAAAAAATACTATAACATATTCGTTCATATTCATGTCTTCGCTCGGCCCATAGAAATTTTCCTTATAGATTTGATTCTGATTTGATTCCACTTGACAGAGTAGgcaaaaatttttctgaagGTGCTAAAATTTGAATCTGCTGAGCACCTGCAGGCGGTacattcttttttctttcgaaGACCTCCATTTCAGCTTCGtttacaattttgaaaattgagctTTTGACCCTTATTTGAATATCTTCTGGAAACGAATCCACCGTTCGCCCCATATTTGTAAAAAAATCAACTATTGTAGACTCctttctattgaattttttttcaatgtgtgAAAGTGCTTGTGTCGATGTATTCGACTGTGTATTCCTTGCTGTTTTTCTTTTATAGGTTGGTGTAGATGGGGGCGATATTGATTGGACTTCATCGTCGCTCACTAACGATGTAATATTCTTCAATTTGTCAGGGTTTTTGAAGGAAATATAAGGACAAATAAAAGCTAATTCCTTTTCGTATCTAATGGGTTTCTGTTTGATTGCTGCCTGACCGCTTTTAGTGACCCGAAGACTCTTTGCTCGACGATAATTGTCCCTTATTCTTTTCCATCGCACTCTacaattttcagctgaaaaaagGTAAAATGTTTCATACAATACTTAATATATGGAGAGAAaacatttttcgttttttcgtATTATCCCTTAGACCTCGGGAACTACTGGATAGATTCTTTAAATGTTTGTAATAATTCAACATAAGACTTTCTGTGCAGGTTATAGGTTATATTCGATTTAGTCCGGTCAATTTAGACCAAAAAATCAGAGTGAAGTTACATAAAGTCCCAACAAGCTGAATTTCTGTGAAGTTGttcaaaacataattataaACAATGTCTAGAAGTTCCCCATCATTCCCCTGTAAGGAACAAATTTAATTCAAGGTCAAAAGTcaaaaaaatgagtttttcgCGATTTTCAGCAAAACGATAAGTTTTATCATAAAAGTACCTCAGACAAAAATTGTAGATTATAAAATTAtctataaaaaatgtatcaatactttttttcttacgAGCCACCATTtctgagatataacgattcaAAAAGTTATAAAAGTTGTTATCGTCATAATATGCACACGTTTCCACGCCACCTATGAGGTAGTTTTTTTTAACGTGGTTTCCCAGTAGGCCTACTCCACGGGTCAGTTGTGACCCTGTTTAATGTAAAACTATTGCAAAATAAcggaaattttcaaagattggGAAAGATAGAAGCgatgtaaatgaaaaaaaaagtgttgaagTTTATTCGTCTTATTCGTAAGTTTCAAattcttgttcttcttcttgttcttcttctcctgcttcttcttcatcttcatTTTGGATGCAAGTAAATTGCGTCAATAGCGATGTGTCTTCTTTGGCATGCACAAATTGTCAAGGCCGGTCGTGCTCTAATATTGAATCACAAACAATCGAGGATTCGTTTGACTCCGACGAAGTATCATGCGATACATCGCTATTGACGCAATTTACTTGCATCCAAAatgaagatgaagaagaagcaggagaagaagaaaaagaagaagatcaagaagaagaacaagaatTTGAAACTTACGAATAAGACGAATAAACTTcaacacttttttttcatttacatcGCTTTTATCTTTCccaatctttgaaaatttccgTTATTTTGCAATAGTTTTACATTAAACAGGATCACAACTGACCCGTGGAGTAGGCCTACTGGGGAAACCACATTAAAAAAACGCGCCAAGTACACTACCTCATAGGTGGCGTGGAAACGTGTGCATATTATGACGATAACAACTTTTATAACTTTTtgaatcgttatatctcagaAACGGTGGCTcgtaagaaaaaaagtattgatacattttttatagaTAATTTTATGATCTACAATTTTTGTCTCGGATACTTTTATGATAAAACTCACAGTTTTGCTGAAAATCGcgaaaaactcatttttttgacctttgaccttgaattaaattttttccttaCAGGGGAATGATGGGGAACTTCTAGACATTGAttataattatgttttgaaCAACTTCACAGAAATTCAGCTTGTTGGGACTTTATGTAACTTCGAATGTCTAAATTGACCGGACTAATTATATCATGTTAATTTCTAAGTCAGTTAGCGCCGTAAACAATGAATATTAGTATTCCATAGCCAAATGCTcatatttatattatcattTCAGATTTTTGGCTGCTGGAAACTCATTTCGGTCAATGCTTAGGAGAAAAAACTGTATGAAGTATTATTTATGAGACTTGCACTGCAATatggaataaaatgaaaattacaccaCCATATGAAAGTGAATGGAAAAAGATAGCTGACTaattttgggaaaaattgaattttccaaaTTGTGTTAAAGCCTTGGAAGGAAAACGTTCGACGAATGTCCAGACGAATAATAATCCATCTGATTATTTCTGtcataaaaaaactttttctataGTTCTGCTGGTCAAGGTTGGCCCTGATTATAAGTTTCTAATCGTGGATATTGGTGGCCTTGGTAAAAATTCTGacgataaaatttttacattgcaagccaattaattaaattattctatttcagtatcgcaaTCAGTTCAGTACAGTACTAAAAActgtgctgtaatgaactcattacagcattgttttcagttatatatttcgttttctgGTTGTCTACatctgacttccgatcctatcaaatttcaacacacattataatatacactgtgtccgtaaagtatggaacaaatttatttttagcaaaacagaccattttgagaaataatcctgaaacacgtcgatttttgatttaaatttaccgtattttaaaataataatctaatatacagggtgaattactttcgagtaatgacgtcactgtaattttttttaaatagaacacccccattttgtcccaattttccgattacctAGTCTAGGtgagttgattccaaaaatgtgaatgaaaatgttgattccaattggtacagggtggacaaaaacacaatagttttgtgtgtgctcataaagtaacgcgtagcattctttattagttaaattaacaatattatcaaaaatacttatatggaataaattcaaagcattatttttatctaaaaaaaaacaaagctATATGTTGTGAGAGGAGGATTACAAAAtgtaaaatgaataatataattctAAATACACTTAATTTTCTTTGTCGTTACAAAGCTATATGTTGTGAGAGGAGGATTACAAAATGtagaatgaataatataattctAAACTAAATACACTTACGATTTTCTTTCATCATACTGCCTATTTCTTCCCAAATCTTATTCCTTCTGAATTCATCATGATACCTGCTATCTGCAGTATCATACAGTTCTGGATATCTTTCTATAATAGAGATTAATAGCTCCTCATTCATTCTCTCTTTTATCTCCGAATTATCCTCTATATTTTCGTAATTCCGTCACTGCGTTGCTACAGACGTCAGACCCGAGTTCACTGAGGCGGGGCGGGTCGCACTAACGGATAAATACGTTAGCTGAGCAATCCGTCGGATGATTCCGCCGCGCCTCGGCCCGTTGACCCTGTAGTAGTGGAAGTGGACTCAGTTGCCACTGTTGCCAGCTTATCTATGGTTGCCAGTTGCATACAAATGTAGGCAGGCGGATTTCTCCGCCCCGGTCGCATATTCAGATGTAAACAGCCGAGATATCCATTCGactacaagggcgtagatctttttttttcttgggggataaacgaaaaaaaatgttttgacgacattgtttgctcatatctataatgtgagataAAAGATTTGATAACTAAgattgaaccaaattactcgaaataatttttttttattaccaattcgattgttctcatctTATACtgagtgttcctgaattggagttacgaaggaaaatgatagattctgtgggtattttaaaaaataaaatggcccataaacatgagcccgcaaacgctttgttatcGAGATacagtgtttcttgtagtccaaattttttgtgatgcttaaccagtttatcgaatcctTATGAATCTTctctacagagttggtaaataagtaccaaaacttataattaattaatttatcacagctacctaacggaatctttataataatttggatttttcggaaaattactatagagagctgtttgaatttttttctcgaaatcgattgcagatacaacaaaactacaacaaaccaaaaagtgtagtactgatcgaaccagagtttctttttaaatttttcttaactaccagtggttcacaaaaaaataagtcgttccagaaaaaaatcaccctgtagatttgcattcaaaattatgatatcacatcatgaaaactttaaattggaatatctatgccaatttaAGTGAAATATATTGTGAAAGGAAAAGTGCTattagagaaaaacttgaactttaacacctgtagatatctcaaaaacaaagcgtttgcggactcatgttaaaggacttttttttctttctgtcATTTTCACTTGtatctccaattcaggaacaccctatagatatatggtcaattcaaaactgatgtcttcacaaatatattacaatttgaatgaaacacaataagtTTGTAcctacaacacagcccagacaatttttcgatgcgaatttctcagttcagttctttgataactccataatgaaattttgtgacgagaatgatacaaaaaaccgaaaacaacaggTACGTGTgaaccgatgacgaatgcaaaaatcacagatggtaaATAAGgcgcgatgccgagaaagcgggtatataaaggaaaataataaacctcggacagtTCGGCTATCCCGAGCGATTATTCATATTTGACGTGCACGATATCATGACTGTTACATATGATCAACAAATTCaatggaattataaaaaatcaatttcgGAATTAGGAAACTTTTTAAACACTCCCCAATATCAATTAGGCAGATTGTCCCagattgtaaattttttttcaatcaagtaaTTTTAATTAGTTTTATTACCAAACGAATATTAAAATCTGTCAGAAAATACCCATTCGAACAGTTTCTTAGTAGGTACGCTTTCACATAGGTATCGCTAGAATTATTTCGAGTAGTCTTctcatatttttgtttttcttcttttttttttgaagaagataATGACGATCTTGTTAAGTTGACTACTTCCttgtatttttgatgaaattaatttgaaggCGTTTTCGGATTATGTTTCATTTTCGAATGGGTTCTCTTATATAAGTGGGATGTTCTGGATAATTGTTACTTTCGGTCGTTTTACTCGTTTTGTTAGTCGATGATACAAAGAACTTTTGAAtgcatattgtgagattttaaACAGCTTCATCTATTTCAGGTATGGAATTGATTTGATCATTCAACTTAATATAGTGGTTgcactttgaattttttctagtCAGTTGAGTAAATATAATCTTGTTTGTAAATGGtcttcaaagaaataaaatttgagattatcgaaaatacaggtAGATCAGAATCAAGGTCGTTGATCGCGAAAGGTTTCCTTATCGACAGGAAAAAATCTGACGGTgttgaatccggagaccttggtatttttgaactcgtggaaaaatatcaatatctaGATCAAAGGAATTCTGAGATCCAagaatgtgccattcatttttttagcTCAAAAGATTTCTGAGAACACtagaaaatgaatttgatgGACAATCGATACACGAGTAAAAAAAGTAAAACTTTTAGCAGCTTTTGCCTTTTGGTGACTCATCTTATGTTTATTCTTCTTATTTCAGTGAAATTTCGTTTATAATTAAATGATTcactataatataataattgagGTACTTGTCATTGATTCGCTTTGCATTCTCAATGCCAGCCGATAATTAGTCTAGTTCATTTTAAGAGATCGTTTAAAATCATTGGCGTAGACAGGAATGGGGGGCGGGTGAGGAGCGGTGTGGTAAAGGTTACACCGCCTATATGAttgaaaatgtgtttttattttGTACCAGGCTTTCTTGAGAGAAAGCCTTTTGTATAAAAAGACTGTTCTTTATCGTTTGTTTTCAAaacgaaacaaaaaatattcggTAATAtcataactgaatatttttttatcacatATATTGCGCGATGTGCATATGCTCACATTAATTCTGCACttataaaattatttcttcAAGAATAATCAAAgagatatttcattattctttaatataatatttaatcCCAGTCCGTAATCTATAAAATTAGCTATATACCTACCTAATATGGGGAGGTGgctactttaaaaaaaaattgtctacgCCTATGTCTAAAATAGCTCTATATCATACTGAATTACGAAATGAGGAGTGTGGGTGCTATTTATTAATCTGTTTTTCAATTAGTCGAATAATAATCCATCAGCGCTTTTCAAAGAAACTTCAACTATTGAAGGATAtaaaacaaaacaatataaaattaacGCTTTCTGTGTTATATAtataagaatatatatatatataagaatattcagtaaaaaaataaattttgaatctcATCATAGGATTTTTCATCATCAACGCTGTAAATTTCATACAAATCTTATAATTACTTCCTGACCAAATTAAAATGTGTTACTATTT is drawn from Harmonia axyridis chromosome 7, icHarAxyr1.1, whole genome shotgun sequence and contains these coding sequences:
- the LOC123684150 gene encoding uncharacterized protein LOC123684150, which produces MNEELLISIIERYPELYDTADSRYHDEFRRNKIWEEIGSMMKENPENCRVRWKRIRDNYRRAKSLRVTKSGQAAIKQKPIRYEKELAFICPYISFKNPDKLKNITSLVSDDEVQSISPPSTPTYKRKTARNTQSNTSTQALSHIEKKFNRKESTIVDFFTNMGRTVDSFPEDIQIRVKSSIFKIVNEAEMEVFERKKNVPPAGAQQIQILAPSEKFLPTLSSGIKSESNL